One part of the Vicia villosa cultivar HV-30 ecotype Madison, WI linkage group LG6, Vvil1.0, whole genome shotgun sequence genome encodes these proteins:
- the LOC131612339 gene encoding uncharacterized protein LOC131612339 yields the protein MQKNFLTLLVLLIILSFSSYVLSSSSSPGEKDTPVLPTLAKVIENYGEEVMLVDVEEGILERRMDLETQDYDGTGANRDHEPKPPRV from the exons ATGCAGAAAAATTTCTTAACCCTGCTTGTGCTTCTCATCATTTTGAGTTTCTCATCATATgttctctcttcctcttcttcacctGGTGAAAAAGATACACCAGTTCTACCTACTTTAGCTAAG GTGATTGAGAATTATGGAGAGGAAGTGATGCTAGTTGATGTGGAGGAAGGAATACTAGAAAGGAGGATGGATTTGGAAACCCAAGACTATGATGGGACAGGAGCAAATAGAGATCATGAGCCTAAACCTCCTAGGGTTTAA